In Aedes albopictus strain Foshan chromosome 3, AalbF5, whole genome shotgun sequence, the genomic window GCAACAGTTGATCCTTAAAATGGGCATCATCCAGCACTGCCCCGTACACTCCGCCCGTTTCGGTGCACAAAAACTTGCACACCCGAATCTCCGCCGACAGGCTGACCACCGAGCAGCGAATCCCCTCGGCTTTGAGCGCCTCAATCGTGATGTGAATATCGGTCGGATCGCAGGTGGTCAAGCTGCCCATCACTACCAGCACTTCTCGACTGGCATGGGCCGGAACCATTTTCAACGTCTTCAGTGCCAGGTCCAACCCATTCTGCAGCGACGGTTCCCCCGTCAAATTGAGCTTGTTCAAACCGGCCACGGCCTTCACGTGCTTCCGGCAGCTTCCCCCCAGCTCGGAAATTTTCTCCGCCCGCTTGGCCTTCATGGCGATCACGCCCAGCTGCGAGATGGGGTTCTGGTCAAAGAATTCCTCGATGAAAATTTCCAGCAGCTTCAGCGTGCACAAAAACCGGGTTGGCTTCAAATCCGGAACGGTCATCGCCTCGGAGCAATCCAACAGCACATACAAATGACGCATCATCCCCAGTTTGCTGAAGCCTTTCTTCATGGCCTGGCGTTTTCGTTTGGCCTTTTGGATTATGTCGGCCACCGAACCCTCCACCAAGCCATCGTCGTCCTCCTTGATTGCTTCCCTGTGGGACAAGAACCAAAAATTACAATCTACGCGCCAGCTTTTTCTCCCGACCGAGTGCTCTTACCATGTTTTCTCGTAGCCGGTTTCCCAGCGGTATTCTTTGATTTCATCTTCCTCCGCCATTGTTCTGGAAGCTTCAAGGATAATTTAATGACCTATTAAATACTAAAAAgcaatttttagatatttttaagCTGTTTATAACTGAAAATTATTCGGTTTTTAATAAAATTCGACTGTCCGGCCCGCGGAatgcgtgtttttgttgtgatttGTGAATTGACAGCTGACCCTTGTGGTAAATCTGATGTTGAGACGGATTCTGTAAAATAtggatggatttttttaaaagggCCAGACCCAATATTAACatctacacggaaccgccaaactacccaaaattaagttcttttgacgcaatcccatagttccgcccaataagccaaatttgagtaaatcgattaaactcgcactaggtaaattgcctttacctccagcaaaaaaatatactaaagagtaggtaaattcaacccaagaccccccctcattcaacccaaatttgagtatacctacatttactcaaaattggcttattgggctcaaggacccccattgggtagatgcatctctgtttgtttttgacaacatcggtgggggaaagagggaaaacaacctaattttgggtaactagtttattcgatatactcagctttgagtaaaatcgacccaaaaattaggtagtttgatttctccgtgtatgaGCCATTTTGAAAAATTAACAGGAGGTCGCGTAGCCCGTGAGCGTGACAACATCAACTGTTGTCGTTAGTAaaattcaagcataatttttcaaatcgacgtatctaactttttcactgatctgagtaaattcatggtcaatgttgacgaccatttcactaaaatagttttttataaaaagacttttcataagttttttcgtgcttaacatcaccagggatatagcacgcactaggtaagaaacaaaacctactcattccatatcattttcacaatgaattttgacaaaaatacacatacaccgggttggtcagagatacgtcatgccagatacgtcgcttttgtatggtgccagtttggtgtatctgttacttttgattttggctagatacgtcgtttggttttctcatatatcaaaacggtgtatctatcagtaaagttgtaaacatcaaaatagttagatacgtcgtttcgaaaaatatgcttagttaaacaaattaagcaataaatcatcaaacagtgatgtgggttcttcaatttgctttatgaatcatgcatgcagcagttaacccggatttgtttacattctcgagttacgtcggattgaaaaattatgcttcaaTTGATTATGCCCATCCTGGAGAGAGCAAAccagcgaagttggatttttctccaaactcGTGCGTCGTACAGTCTGTTTATAAtacagtcccgcaaagagtgaaaccaaatctgtgtgaagaattagcattatgtTAAAAtccacaaatacaaagaaatttaaaaaaatgaaaccaaatctaccctgaaatctacctatcgaactgtcaaatcggctacctatcgagcacgccagcaaaattatgaaaacaaagtctggcgaagaagaagaacaacaatcaaacgaagtcgtctttgcatgtctctatatatacaacagtctagtgcgtcggacctaaagtgcgccacacaatgcatgcgtgtgcgtgacagtagtttgacacatttctcatgggaaaactgtaaaaaaacgcaaacctcgacggaacggacgctatgtgttccaagcttaacttcggaagtggggcgctgtattccACTATAtatacccaggtaaccagtaagcagttgaaatgcgcctttacagcaggtcaaaaaatggaaataagtcgtatatgcgccataagtgctgcttaaatgcaggttttggcccaatatacggctgatttaatgcttatctctcagactatcgaaaatgaaaacaaaaatatgtgtataattcCACATTTCTCATCTCGCCGTATTTTCTATCTCTCTCCCATTTCTCTTTTCTTCACTTTGCGCTTCCAAAAGAGGTAATTCATGCAATTTCGAATTTGCTGGGCAGTATTTTCATGCTAGAAGACCCCAAaagatcgtgcatttgaaatgctacgcaacagctgtcacATTTTCAGTAGCAGTTCAGTTGCTAATTTAGTACAGTTTAGCAGTTGAACTGCTATGATAGAGCAGAAAGCAGGTGGAATGAAGATATAATGCAGAAATACGGCTTgtttaaatgcttagtggttacctgggtaggatactgcaagatgacgtcacgaatgaacgtttggttcattctcgttcgtcccttccttttctctcccacacgaattttgacattttctggtggtttgttttgattctcattcgttgccgttcttttctctctctctcggggagaaaattgaagttaaatttcgatgcaaaactctatacagcgcaccacttccgaagttaggtccgaccttgggtccgacgcacggatttggagaaaaaatcaacttcgctagtcgaaaataccGGGTTCCAGCTGGATTGATAATAGCATGAATACAGAGAGATAGTCAGAGAGATGCGGGTAGAAAATGCATAAATGATTGAACTTGAATGATGAgtgaaattggacattttagttgggttttgccccaaccagtgaacattcaaccatcgagacagtccATCTAACGAGcctccaacgaacgaatcggcactgtagcATCAAAAAGTGCACAGGCTAATTGATCGATGCTTAAAGGAAAAAGAAGAAACAGTTTTGACATCCGAGCGATGTGCCGTCGATGTGATCGGAgttgctgattggtc contains:
- the LOC109413631 gene encoding general transcription factor IIH subunit 2, yielding MAEEDEIKEYRWETGYEKTWEAIKEDDDGLVEGSVADIIQKAKRKRQAMKKGFSKLGMMRHLYVLLDCSEAMTVPDLKPTRFLCTLKLLEIFIEEFFDQNPISQLGVIAMKAKRAEKISELGGSCRKHVKAVAGLNKLNLTGEPSLQNGLDLALKTLKMVPAHASREVLVVMGSLTTCDPTDIHITIEALKAEGIRCSVVSLSAEIRVCKFLCTETGGVYGAVLDDAHFKDQLLQHIDPPQAGSQQEFSLIKMGFPHGKTEEGKDPPLTMCMCHIDSTDEPSKLTSGGYHCPQCYSKYCDLPVECASCGLTLASAPHLARSYHHLFPVPHFQEMPFENQASICYGCQKPFADSTDKTVYQCGTCQQVFCIDCDIFIHETMHSCVGCTTIPASVQALHARKPVAPPIP